The Phycisphaeraceae bacterium genome segment TGTACGTCAACTCGCCGGGCGGGTCGATCACCGCCGGACTGGGCATCATCGACACGATGCGCTACATCCCCTGCGACGTGTCCACCTACGTGCTGGGCCAGGCGGCGTCGATGGGTTCGATCATCGCCACCTGCGGCGCCAAGGGAAAGCGTTTCACCCTGCCCCACGCCCGCAACCTGATGCACCAGCCGCTCCTCTCAGGCGTCATGGAGGGCCAGGCCACGGACATCGAGATCGAGGCCCGCGAGATGCTCCGCATGCGCGACCTCATCTACGACCTCTACGCCGACGCCACCGGCAAGCCCGCCAGCCAGATCGTCAAGGACTGCGACCGGAACAAGTGGCTCAGCGCCCAGGAGATGGTCGAGTACGGGCTGGTCGATTCCATCCTCGAGCGGCTGCCCGAACTGGCCCGCCCGCGGCGCAGCGACATCGACTGATCCGGATGACGAGCGCTTCCGATCCGTGCGCCGCCGTCTTCAACCGATCGACTCGACGACTCCCATCCCCCTGGGTGGCGATATACTCCCGACATGTCTGCCTCCGCCACCCGCCGGAAGGATCGCTTCGCCTGGATGACCGCGCCGACGATGCTCGCCGCGACGGTGCTGGTTGCGGCGTCGGGGTGCCAGAAGTCCCCGTTCGTCTCGGACGCGCCGCGCACCCCCTTCGAACTGCATGACCGGCTGAACAACCGCTACGTGCCGCTCGAGGAGCCGGATGAGTTCGGCACCCCGCAGCCGGCGCTGCGAGCGCGTCTCGGGCGGCCCTACTGAGTGCGCACCCGACGCGGAGCGTCGCGCCACGCTCTGATCCCGACGCCTTGTGCCAGATGTCCGGCGCCTGAATAGCCCCTCCGCCGCCCGTGTCCGTACAGTATCAGGACGGTTCAACCATCCTGAAAGGACGCATCCATGCCGGCGACGGTTTCCCAGATCGCGGACATCATGATCGCTTCGGGGTCGCGGGCCCTGGGCTACGGCGAACTGCTGCTCAAGGACATTCCCGCCGACAGGTTCGCCCACATGCCCCTGCCCAACATGAATCACGCGGCCTTCAACTACGGCCATCTGTCCATCTATCCCAACCGGCTGCTGAGCATGATCGGGCGGGACGACCTGGTGGTCGAGAAGCCGGGTTTCACAGACCTCTTCAAGGCGGGCAGTCCCTGCGTGGAGCAGGACGGGCGCTACCCCGCCAAGGACGTGATCGCGTCCTACTACGTGGACCGCTACCAGGCGCTGCTGAAAGCCCTGGAGGGCGTGGCGGAAGAAACCTTCGCCAGGCCCAATCCGGCGGAGGGGCGGATGCGCGAACTCTTCCCAACCGTGGGCAAGGCGGTCAACTTTCTGCTCGGGGCGCATCACATGATGCACCTGGGGCAGGTCAGCGCGTGGCGACGCGCCATCGGGCTGGGTTCGGCGATGTGACGACGCCCGGCGGACGCGCCGCCGGCGACAGACTCAGGGAGAAGCCATGAACACCACGACGCTCAATCGAACGCCGTCGTCGTCGCGCCTTGCGCGGGTCTTCCGGTCGGGGATGTCCCTGCTGGCGGCGGCCCTGTGCCTGCTGCTGCCGGTCCAGCGGGCCGCGGCGCAGGGGGGCGACGGGTTCATTCCCTCGCCCTTCTCGAGCGAGTCGTTCAACAAGTCCATCACCACGCTCAAGCCCACGTACGAGCAGCGGCTGGCGCTGGAGGCGGCCCACGAGGCGTACAAGACCCGCTTCCGCCAGCTGCGCGACAGCGAGGCGGAGATGATCCTGCGGCGGATGCACGAGGTGCAGTCCAACTC includes the following:
- a CDS encoding ATP-dependent Clp protease proteolytic subunit, with amino-acid sequence MTLIPIVIEKTGRTERAYDIYSRLLTDRIVFVGGPIMDELANVVIAQLLFLANEDPKADIHLYVNSPGGSITAGLGIIDTMRYIPCDVSTYVLGQAASMGSIIATCGAKGKRFTLPHARNLMHQPLLSGVMEGQATDIEIEAREMLRMRDLIYDLYADATGKPASQIVKDCDRNKWLSAQEMVEYGLVDSILERLPELARPRRSDID
- a CDS encoding DinB family protein: MPATVSQIADIMIASGSRALGYGELLLKDIPADRFAHMPLPNMNHAAFNYGHLSIYPNRLLSMIGRDDLVVEKPGFTDLFKAGSPCVEQDGRYPAKDVIASYYVDRYQALLKALEGVAEETFARPNPAEGRMRELFPTVGKAVNFLLGAHHMMHLGQVSAWRRAIGLGSAM